The genomic stretch GTAGCGCGAAATGGCGTCCTGGGTGCCGAAGACGAACATCGCCGCCACCATGAGCAGCAGGCCCTTGCGGGAATCCTGGGCCAGCGGGGTTACTCGGCGGCCAATCGGGCCGCGTCGATTTCCACCTGCTTCTCGTCATAGGCGCGGAGATCGACGTAGAGGCGGGGCATGTCCTCGGCAAAGAGGTTGCGCGTCACACCGGCGGCCACACGCGGAGCGGAGATCGCCATGGCGTTGATCGAGCTGCCGGCCGGGCCGAAGCTCATCGTCGTGCCGATCCCGAACAGGTGGATGCCCGAAATCCAGGGCGTCTCGCCGGGGTGTTTTTCCACGAAGGCGCTGTCGGCGTTGAGATAGGGGTAGAGGGCCAGGCGCGGATTCGCTTCCTCCGGCGGGGGCGTGTAGCGGTCTCCCCAGGTGGCGATGTTTCCCGCGCAATGGGCGAGTTCCGGGCGCAGCGCGGCATCCATCCGCACGCCGGTGCCGGTGATGCAGTAGTCCGCGGTGAAATCGCCGGTTTGCGTGGTCAGCACCACGCGGCCTTTCTCGATGCGCGCCGCCTGCCACTCGCGCCCGGCATGCAGGCGGAAATTCGGGAAGCGGATCACGCGGTCATAATGATCCTGCGCGAAGCCCTCGCGCATGCCCAGCACATGGGACATGAAGCGCCAGCGCCATTCATCCGGCATCTCGCCCATGTGGCGCAGGAAGCCGGCGAAGGTGAGCCAGCGATAGGGCTGCACCACCATGAGTTCCGCGCGGCGGCAGAAGATATGCACCTCCGCAGCACCGTGTTCCAGCGCGACGGCGGCATTGTCGAAGGCCGAGGCGCCAGCACCCAGCACCGCCACCACCTTGCCGCGCAGGGCGGCGAAATCAATCATTTCATTCGTATGGGCGCGGAACTCGCGTGGCAGGGCGGCGATATGCTCAGGCATCCACCAGGCGCCGATGCCCTCCTGCCCCGTCGCCATCACGATCTTGCGCGCGTGCATCGGCCCTTCGCTGGTCTCCACGCGAAAGGCAGGCAGGCCATCATCCGTGGTGGCCGGCGTGATGGCGCCCGCCTCCACACCGTTGCGCACCGGCACGCCCGTCACGCGGCGGAACCAGAGGAGGTAGTCGTTCCAGAGGTCCTTGGGGATGAAGCGCATCGCCTCCCAATGGGCCACGCCGAAATTCGCCTCGTGCCAGGCCTGGTAGGTGAGGCTGGGCAGCCGCAGATCGGGGCCTGTCATGTCCTTCAGGCTGCGCAGGGTGCGCATGCGGCCATAGGTGGTCCAGGGCCCTTCGCGGCCGAAATCGGCACGGTCCAGCACCAGGATATTGTCGACCTTGTCCCGCTTCAGCGCATGCGCCACCGACATGCCGCATTGCCCGCCGCCGATGACCAGCACATCCAGCGCGGCCGCCCCGCCCACCGTTTTCGGCACGAGCCAGGGCGCCCTGGGGTGGCCGGTCAGGTCCAGGTCCCGCGCCACATCGGCTTCGAGTTCGGCGAGGGTCTTGGGTGCGGGCATCGGGGAAGCCTAAGGGGAGCGTCGCGGGCGCGCAACGCGATTGCTGCACTGCCGCATGATATGGCAGCATCCGGCCGATGGCCAAGATCGCACCCCTGCCCGACATCGCCGCCCCGCGCGCTTTCTGGCGCCGCTGGGAGTTGCCGACCTGGGGCGTCGCCATTGCCATCTATGCCAGCTGGGCCACGCTGCTGCTGCTGCATGAGCAGGTGCCCTGGCCGATCGAGGCGTTGCTGGCCGCCTATATCCTCGCCTGGCATTTTTCGTTGCAGCATGAGGCGATCCATGGCTGGCGCAGCCTGCCCGGCTGGCTGCGCACCGCCATCGTCTGGCCGCCCATCGGCGGCTGGTGGCCGTTCGAGCTCTACAAGCGCAGCCACAGCAAGCACCATCGCAACACCCATCTCACCTATCCAGGCGAAGACACCGAGACGCAGTATCACAGGCAGGAAGACTGGAGCGGCTATACCCCCGCCTTCCGCGCCGTGCTGCTGTTCAACCAGACCTTGCTGGGGCGGCTGACGGTCGGGCCCATCCTGCGGCTGCGCAAGCTGGTGTTGGTGGAAAGTGCGAAGCTGCAACGCGGCGACTTTTCCGATGTGCCGGCTTGGCTGGGCTTCTTTGTCGGGCTGGCGGGCGTGCTGTGGTTCGTGACGCAGGTGGCCCATATGCCGGTCTGGCATTACTACCTCGTCTGGGTGCTGCCGGGGATTTCGCTCGGCCTGCTGCGCGCCTTCATCGAGCATCGCTGGGGCGAGCGACCGGGCGAACGCACCGCCTCGGTCGAGAGCAACTGGCTCTTTGGCCTGCTGTTCCTGTGGAACAACCTGCACATCGTGCATCACCTCTACCCGACGCTGTCCTGGTTCGAGATTCCGGGCTTCTGGCGGCGGAACCGGGAGAAGCTGCTGGCCCATAACGGGCATTTCGTCTTT from Sediminicoccus sp. KRV36 encodes the following:
- a CDS encoding NAD(P)/FAD-dependent oxidoreductase; protein product: MPAPKTLAELEADVARDLDLTGHPRAPWLVPKTVGGAAALDVLVIGGGQCGMSVAHALKRDKVDNILVLDRADFGREGPWTTYGRMRTLRSLKDMTGPDLRLPSLTYQAWHEANFGVAHWEAMRFIPKDLWNDYLLWFRRVTGVPVRNGVEAGAITPATTDDGLPAFRVETSEGPMHARKIVMATGQEGIGAWWMPEHIAALPREFRAHTNEMIDFAALRGKVVAVLGAGASAFDNAAVALEHGAAEVHIFCRRAELMVVQPYRWLTFAGFLRHMGEMPDEWRWRFMSHVLGMREGFAQDHYDRVIRFPNFRLHAGREWQAARIEKGRVVLTTQTGDFTADYCITGTGVRMDAALRPELAHCAGNIATWGDRYTPPPEEANPRLALYPYLNADSAFVEKHPGETPWISGIHLFGIGTTMSFGPAGSSINAMAISAPRVAAGVTRNLFAEDMPRLYVDLRAYDEKQVEIDAARLAAE
- a CDS encoding fatty acid desaturase codes for the protein MAKIAPLPDIAAPRAFWRRWELPTWGVAIAIYASWATLLLLHEQVPWPIEALLAAYILAWHFSLQHEAIHGWRSLPGWLRTAIVWPPIGGWWPFELYKRSHSKHHRNTHLTYPGEDTETQYHRQEDWSGYTPAFRAVLLFNQTLLGRLTVGPILRLRKLVLVESAKLQRGDFSDVPAWLGFFVGLAGVLWFVTQVAHMPVWHYYLVWVLPGISLGLLRAFIEHRWGERPGERTASVESNWLFGLLFLWNNLHIVHHLYPTLSWFEIPGFWRRNREKLLAHNGHFVFPGYFAIARRWLLRPVFVPIHPAR